A genomic stretch from bacterium BMS3Abin14 includes:
- a CDS encoding thermophilic metalloprotease has protein sequence MSEAGRRELESVVRSLIKVNLGVKEDETLLLLGDKGDDVMDPRLALDVGECLELIHPGTTTVIFPSTGRSGIEPPEQVWEASFGRETVQRFRRSGLLKRLIEKTASEEDIRAAGEMVSPADAVDTVVALAFNSTSHTSFRKLLTMWGKARYASMPHFLRDMFFGSMNVDWRALANSTQALARALEGVNSLEIHAGNGTNLELDVSERPFKTDDGDLTKPGSFGNLPAGEVFVAPLEGTTEGTLVIEWGPSLKLAAPMKVFVEKGRAVSVSGENPDDVRWIEGLFSAHPDNNNVAELGIGTNPGATRPDSILESEKILGTVHLAFGDNHTFGGNVVAPFHLDFVVYDATLTGLWKQGGGRRVLLSDGKPGW, from the coding sequence ATGTCTGAGGCCGGTCGTCGTGAACTGGAGAGTGTTGTACGTTCACTCATCAAGGTCAACCTGGGCGTGAAGGAGGATGAAACGCTCCTGTTGCTTGGCGATAAGGGTGACGATGTCATGGACCCGCGACTGGCGCTGGATGTGGGCGAGTGCCTTGAGCTGATTCATCCGGGGACCACGACCGTCATATTCCCGTCCACAGGAAGAAGCGGCATCGAACCCCCGGAGCAGGTATGGGAAGCCTCCTTTGGCCGGGAGACAGTGCAGCGGTTTCGGAGAAGCGGCCTGTTAAAGAGGCTTATCGAAAAGACCGCCTCAGAGGAGGATATCCGGGCCGCAGGGGAGATGGTCTCCCCTGCGGATGCCGTGGATACCGTCGTCGCCCTTGCGTTCAATTCCACCAGCCATACCTCCTTTCGCAAGCTTCTCACCATGTGGGGAAAGGCTCGCTATGCCAGCATGCCCCACTTTCTCAGGGATATGTTTTTCGGTTCGATGAATGTGGACTGGAGAGCCCTTGCGAATTCCACCCAGGCCCTTGCGAGGGCGCTCGAAGGGGTGAATTCCCTGGAAATCCATGCCGGCAACGGCACCAATCTGGAACTGGATGTGTCGGAAAGGCCTTTCAAGACGGATGATGGTGACCTGACAAAACCCGGGTCATTCGGCAACCTCCCTGCCGGTGAGGTTTTCGTCGCCCCCCTGGAGGGGACCACGGAAGGAACCCTGGTCATTGAATGGGGCCCATCGTTAAAACTGGCTGCTCCGATGAAGGTATTTGTCGAAAAGGGCCGGGCGGTCTCGGTCTCCGGCGAGAATCCGGATGATGTAAGATGGATCGAGGGCCTTTTTTCCGCCCACCCCGACAACAATAATGTCGCTGAACTGGGCATCGGTACCAATCCAGGCGCAACGCGCCCGGACAGTATCCTTGAATCGGAGAAAATTCTCGGGACGGTTCACCTCGCCTTCGGTGATAACCACACCTTCGGAGGGAACGTTGTGGCCCCATTTCACCTGGATTTTGTGGTCTATGATGCCACACTGACCGGCCTGTGGAAGCAGGGAGGGGGAAGAAGAGTCCTGCTCTCGGATGGAAAGCCGGGTTGGTAG
- the kinB_2 gene encoding alginate biosynthesis sensor protein KinB, whose amino-acid sequence MPAKLPKILDVRSRLTAIVLLVLLIGLALFFGSRYRDFQSAVPRGGNLFVFFLININVLLVTVLIFLLARNVIKLFYEGRRKVFGYHLRAKLVLILAGFSLIPTILLLFVAEGFISDSVRYWFNINVEQAVEDSVSISRDYYSTMTGRARVLAQRVSDRLGEIDGEKDIGDRLEAVRKDYSVSDIELFDHYGQRIADAWDGLGPQEVTDPQSSLVQNASVGRVVDGIGKAMKGEFIKGAAPLMTPRGQGAVIVSIFVPENVRAKAENIAKTYRGYTEMKLLKKPIYTNYRAYLIFLAMLILFSASWLGFYIARSITVPIQSLAEGAEKVAGGDLSVRVDVTATDEIGILVQAFNRMTGELEEGRLRLEKAHGDLEKAYFENEQRRTYIETVLRDVGTGVVSMDMEGRINTFNRAAEVMFVVNPEDVLGRCIDDLLGAEHVRVMRGMLKAALDSDLRNVRREIPIVVAGTPLILRLNISVLDDPAGKPMGFVLVLEDMTQLVNAQKKAAWSEVATRIAHEIKNPLTPIKLSAERIRKRLMGHLDEEDARIMSEGTASIIREVDWMRSLVNEFSQFARLPVLTSVPGDINGTISEVTALYSGGKSMKMKIGMQLEPDLPVISFDHEQIRRVLINLIDNAIKAVEEKGEGEILVSTNLLRTHGILEISVADTGVGVRENLRNRIFEPYFSTREDGSGLGLAITQRIVEEHGGTITHMENHPSGSVFSVRIPVDIDPGRRA is encoded by the coding sequence TTGCCGGCTAAACTCCCAAAGATTCTGGATGTAAGATCACGGCTGACCGCCATCGTCCTTCTTGTCCTTCTCATAGGGCTGGCTCTTTTTTTTGGTAGCCGGTACAGGGATTTTCAGTCCGCCGTCCCCAGGGGCGGGAATCTCTTTGTTTTTTTTCTGATCAATATCAATGTTCTTCTGGTCACGGTACTCATCTTTCTTCTGGCCCGGAACGTCATCAAACTGTTCTACGAAGGCCGAAGAAAGGTTTTTGGCTATCACCTCAGGGCTAAACTGGTACTGATCCTTGCCGGGTTTTCCCTTATTCCCACTATCCTGCTTCTCTTCGTGGCCGAAGGGTTTATTTCCGACAGTGTGCGGTACTGGTTCAATATCAATGTGGAGCAGGCAGTTGAGGACAGCGTTTCCATCTCCCGGGACTATTATTCGACCATGACCGGTCGAGCCAGGGTGCTGGCTCAAAGGGTTTCGGACCGCCTTGGGGAGATTGATGGAGAGAAAGACATTGGCGATCGGCTTGAAGCTGTTCGAAAGGATTATTCGGTTTCCGACATTGAACTATTCGACCATTATGGACAACGTATTGCCGATGCCTGGGACGGATTGGGACCGCAGGAGGTGACTGACCCCCAAAGCAGTCTGGTCCAGAACGCAAGTGTCGGCAGGGTTGTTGACGGTATCGGCAAGGCCATGAAAGGAGAGTTTATCAAGGGGGCGGCTCCTCTTATGACACCCCGGGGTCAGGGCGCTGTGATCGTCTCTATATTCGTTCCGGAAAATGTCAGGGCAAAGGCCGAGAACATTGCCAAGACCTACCGTGGCTACACTGAGATGAAGCTGCTGAAAAAACCCATATATACCAACTACAGGGCCTATCTTATTTTCCTGGCCATGCTCATCCTGTTTTCCGCATCCTGGCTGGGTTTTTACATTGCACGCAGCATTACCGTTCCCATCCAGTCCCTCGCCGAGGGGGCGGAAAAGGTCGCCGGCGGGGATCTTTCGGTCCGTGTTGATGTTACGGCAACGGACGAGATCGGTATCCTCGTTCAGGCCTTCAACCGGATGACGGGTGAGCTGGAAGAGGGCAGGCTGCGGCTCGAGAAGGCCCATGGTGACCTGGAGAAAGCATACTTCGAAAATGAACAGCGACGCACCTACATAGAGACGGTTTTAAGGGATGTCGGCACGGGCGTAGTTTCCATGGATATGGAGGGGAGGATCAACACCTTCAACCGTGCAGCCGAGGTCATGTTTGTGGTCAACCCGGAGGATGTGCTCGGGAGATGTATTGACGACCTCCTGGGGGCGGAGCATGTTCGTGTCATGCGCGGAATGCTGAAGGCGGCTCTCGATTCGGACCTCCGAAACGTCAGGCGTGAAATCCCGATCGTAGTCGCCGGAACACCCCTTATTCTCCGCCTGAATATCAGTGTCCTGGATGATCCGGCAGGAAAGCCCATGGGGTTTGTCCTCGTTCTGGAGGATATGACGCAACTCGTCAACGCCCAGAAAAAAGCGGCATGGTCTGAAGTGGCAACCCGGATTGCCCACGAAATAAAAAATCCGCTGACCCCCATAAAACTTTCCGCGGAAAGGATCAGGAAGAGGCTTATGGGGCATCTGGATGAGGAGGATGCCCGAATTATGAGTGAAGGAACCGCGTCAATAATCAGGGAGGTTGACTGGATGCGGAGTTTGGTTAACGAATTTTCCCAATTCGCCCGGCTTCCTGTGCTTACTTCCGTTCCGGGGGACATTAACGGGACAATCAGTGAAGTGACTGCACTATATAGCGGCGGAAAATCAATGAAAATGAAAATTGGGATGCAGCTTGAACCTGATCTGCCTGTTATAAGTTTTGACCACGAGCAGATACGCAGGGTGCTGATCAATCTCATTGACAACGCCATCAAGGCCGTTGAGGAAAAAGGAGAAGGGGAGATATTGGTTTCAACCAACCTCCTGAGGACCCATGGCATACTTGAAATATCCGTGGCTGATACGGGGGTCGGGGTTCGGGAGAATCTTCGGAACAGGATTTTCGAGCCCTATTTCAGCACAAGAGAGGATGGGTCCGGATTAGGCCTGGCGATTACCCAGAGGATCGTAGAGGAGCATGGCGGAACGATCACCCATATGGAAAACCACCCAAGCGGAAGCGTGTTTTCAGTCAGGATACCGGTTGACATTGATCCCGGAAGGCGAGCCTGA
- the frdA gene encoding fumarate reductase flavoprotein subunit, giving the protein MILDGKSPTGPIEETWDKYRNDMKPVNPTNKRNFKVLIVGTGLAGASSAATLAGLGYNVESFCYQDSPRRAHSIAAQGGINAAKNYPNDADSVWRLFYDTVKGGDFRSREADVWRLAQVSNSIIDQCVAQGIPFARDYAGYLDNRSFGGAQVSRTFFARGQTGQQLLLGAYSAMSLQIKAGGVRIFPRTEMQDLILVDGEAKGITVRNLLTGEISSHVGDAVLLCTGGYVNVFDLSTNAMGSSVSAIWKAYRKGAFLANPCYTQIHPTCIPQSGDYQSKLTLMSESLRNDGRCWVPKKHGENRPPDQIPEEDRDYYLERKYPAFGNLAPRDIASRAAKEQCDDGRGVGPTGRGVYLDFRDPIKRLGEDLIRERYGNLFEMYEQITGEDGYKVPMRIYPAPHYSMGGLWVDYSLMSNIPGLFVLGEANFSVHGANRLGASALMQGLADGYFIIPYTLANYLSGVTPGRLSADSPEVKASIEDVKSNIRKLLSVDGKRTAAEFRRDLHHVMWEDAGMTRSKESLTDAIHKIPAIRKEFWENVKVPGTGTEINQELEKAGRAVDFLEFAELLARDALHRDESCGGHFRVEHQTEDGEAIRDDENFTYSAAWEFKGVDKEPELHKEPLKFEKVHLAVRSYK; this is encoded by the coding sequence ATGATACTTGACGGAAAGAGTCCGACAGGACCCATTGAAGAAACATGGGATAAGTACCGCAACGATATGAAGCCGGTCAACCCGACCAACAAACGGAATTTCAAGGTTCTCATCGTCGGCACCGGCCTTGCCGGCGCTTCGTCCGCCGCAACCCTTGCCGGGCTTGGGTACAACGTGGAGTCGTTCTGCTACCAGGACAGCCCCCGGCGCGCCCATTCCATAGCCGCCCAGGGCGGGATCAACGCCGCCAAGAACTACCCCAACGATGCCGACAGCGTCTGGCGTCTCTTCTACGATACGGTTAAAGGCGGTGACTTCCGGTCCCGCGAGGCCGATGTGTGGCGCCTGGCCCAGGTGAGCAACAGCATCATCGACCAGTGCGTCGCCCAGGGCATCCCTTTCGCCCGTGACTACGCCGGTTACCTCGACAACCGTTCGTTCGGGGGGGCTCAGGTTTCCAGGACATTTTTCGCCAGGGGGCAGACGGGACAGCAGCTCCTGCTCGGGGCCTACTCGGCCATGTCCCTCCAGATCAAGGCGGGAGGGGTCAGGATATTCCCCCGGACAGAGATGCAGGACCTCATACTGGTGGACGGTGAGGCTAAGGGGATAACCGTTCGTAATCTTCTCACAGGCGAGATCAGCAGCCATGTCGGTGACGCTGTTCTCCTGTGTACCGGTGGGTATGTCAACGTGTTCGACCTGTCCACCAATGCCATGGGTTCCAGCGTTTCGGCCATCTGGAAAGCATACCGGAAAGGCGCCTTTTTGGCCAATCCCTGTTACACCCAGATCCATCCCACCTGTATCCCGCAGTCGGGCGACTACCAGTCGAAGCTGACGCTCATGTCCGAGTCTCTCCGCAACGACGGCAGATGCTGGGTTCCCAAAAAACACGGGGAAAATCGTCCTCCCGACCAGATTCCCGAGGAGGATCGCGACTACTATCTCGAGAGGAAATACCCTGCTTTCGGGAACCTCGCGCCCCGGGACATTGCCTCCCGTGCAGCCAAGGAACAGTGCGATGACGGGCGTGGTGTAGGGCCCACCGGCCGCGGTGTTTATCTGGACTTCCGGGATCCCATCAAACGTCTCGGTGAGGATTTGATTCGTGAAAGGTATGGGAACCTGTTCGAAATGTACGAACAGATAACCGGCGAGGACGGCTACAAAGTCCCCATGCGCATTTATCCCGCACCTCACTATTCCATGGGCGGGCTGTGGGTGGACTACAGCCTCATGAGCAACATCCCCGGTCTGTTCGTCCTGGGCGAGGCCAATTTCTCCGTGCACGGCGCGAACAGGCTTGGCGCCAGTGCCCTCATGCAGGGTCTGGCCGACGGCTACTTCATTATCCCTTATACCCTGGCAAACTACCTTTCCGGGGTAACACCGGGCAGGCTCAGTGCCGACAGTCCGGAAGTCAAAGCCTCTATCGAGGATGTCAAATCGAACATCCGGAAACTCCTGTCCGTCGATGGAAAGCGCACCGCGGCCGAGTTCAGGCGCGATCTTCACCACGTCATGTGGGAGGACGCGGGCATGACGCGCAGCAAGGAAAGCCTCACGGATGCGATCCATAAGATCCCCGCCATCCGCAAGGAGTTCTGGGAGAATGTGAAAGTGCCCGGGACCGGGACAGAGATCAACCAGGAGTTGGAGAAAGCCGGCCGGGCGGTGGATTTTCTGGAGTTTGCCGAACTGCTCGCTCGCGATGCCCTACACCGGGACGAATCGTGCGGAGGCCACTTCCGTGTTGAGCACCAGACGGAGGATGGCGAGGCGATACGTGACGACGAGAACTTTACCTATTCGGCGGCCTGGGAGTTCAAGGGGGTTGACAAGGAGCCTGAGCTCCATAAGGAACCCCTGAAATTCGAAAAAGTTCACCTCGCGGTAAGGAGCTACAAATAA
- a CDS encoding succinate dehydrogenase/Fumarate reductase transmembrane subunit, whose protein sequence is MSMLTSSVGRKMFMAVSGLFMLLFVVAHLLGNSTIFVGAGWLNAYAEHLRSLPILVWPERIIMFVLLCLHIYFGITLTLENWGAKGRKYAVTRRLKATFAGRTMIWTGLVLLAFIIYHLLQFTFRVTPDIVQTLDAEGRYDVFNMVVSSLRVASNSAIYLVAVVALFLHLYHGAESFLQTLGLNNDRTRPRINAVGIALSVLFLVGYGAIPVLILAGILAR, encoded by the coding sequence ATGTCAATGCTCACTAGTTCCGTCGGGAGAAAGATGTTCATGGCGGTGAGTGGCCTGTTCATGCTCCTGTTCGTCGTTGCGCACCTGCTGGGAAACTCCACTATTTTTGTGGGCGCCGGCTGGTTGAACGCATACGCGGAGCATCTTCGCAGTCTGCCCATCCTGGTGTGGCCGGAACGAATCATCATGTTCGTTCTGCTATGTCTGCATATCTATTTCGGAATCACCCTGACGCTGGAAAACTGGGGCGCAAAAGGGCGAAAATACGCTGTAACCAGGAGGCTCAAGGCCACCTTTGCCGGCAGGACCATGATCTGGACAGGGCTTGTTCTCCTGGCCTTCATCATCTACCACCTGCTCCAGTTCACATTCCGCGTCACCCCGGATATCGTCCAGACACTGGATGCCGAAGGGCGTTATGATGTCTTTAACATGGTCGTCAGCAGCCTTCGGGTAGCGTCCAATTCCGCTATATATCTCGTCGCCGTAGTTGCCCTGTTCCTCCATCTCTACCATGGCGCCGAGAGTTTTTTGCAGACCCTGGGGCTCAATAACGATCGGACACGGCCGAGGATTAACGCGGTGGGCATCGCGCTATCCGTGCTGTTTCTCGTTGGGTACGGCGCGATCCCGGTCCTCATCCTGGCCGGCATCCTGGCCAGATAG
- the zraR_8 gene encoding transcriptional regulatory protein ZraR, producing MSRRKTGGLILVVDDDKRVRESISTILQDEGFSVLEAADGESALTRVAVDSPDAVLLDVWMPGMDGVETLRGMARQDPELPVIIMSGHGNIETAVTATKLGAFDFLEKPLSIDRLTLALRNAISQRELVEENRALRDAQGRTGELVNKSPVMKAIIEQLRIVAPTMASVLITGDNGTGKELLARALHSASHRGKEPFVAVNCAAIPEGLIESELFGYERGAFTGANARKMGKFDLANHGTLFLDEIGDMSLATQAKILRVLEEKLFQRVGGNRDVEVDVRIVAATNKDLGLEISQGRFREDLFFRLNVFPFHIPPLRERKEDIPELLKSFLLELGDLYSKKRLSFSKEALVMMSSYSWPGNIRELRNVVERLVILSPDEVISVGLIPVSIKQGNLRKDAGEAAQEGDYRKAREDFERKFFLESLERNGWNVSKTAEEVGIERSNLHRKIKQFGLRK from the coding sequence TTGAGCCGAAGAAAAACCGGCGGACTGATCCTCGTTGTCGATGACGACAAAAGGGTCCGGGAAAGTATCAGCACGATACTTCAGGATGAAGGTTTTTCCGTTCTGGAGGCAGCCGATGGAGAATCTGCGTTGACCAGGGTGGCCGTGGACAGTCCCGACGCTGTGCTGCTTGACGTCTGGATGCCGGGAATGGATGGAGTCGAAACGCTCCGGGGAATGGCCCGACAGGATCCCGAGCTGCCTGTAATTATCATGTCTGGCCATGGAAACATTGAGACTGCCGTTACGGCCACCAAGCTGGGGGCTTTCGACTTTCTGGAAAAACCACTGTCCATTGATCGGCTTACCCTGGCCCTTCGAAATGCCATCAGTCAAAGGGAACTCGTTGAGGAAAATCGGGCGCTCAGGGATGCCCAGGGCAGAACGGGTGAGCTCGTGAACAAGTCCCCTGTGATGAAAGCGATTATCGAGCAGCTCCGAATCGTCGCACCGACCATGGCTTCGGTTTTGATCACAGGAGATAACGGGACAGGCAAAGAGCTCCTGGCAAGGGCCCTGCACTCGGCATCCCACAGGGGAAAGGAACCGTTCGTGGCCGTCAACTGCGCGGCTATTCCTGAGGGCCTTATCGAGAGCGAGCTGTTTGGATACGAGAGGGGCGCCTTTACCGGCGCCAATGCCCGGAAGATGGGTAAATTCGACCTGGCCAACCACGGCACCCTCTTTCTGGATGAGATAGGAGACATGAGTCTTGCTACCCAGGCTAAAATCCTTCGGGTCCTGGAGGAGAAGCTGTTCCAGAGGGTGGGCGGGAACAGGGATGTTGAAGTTGATGTCCGCATTGTAGCCGCGACAAACAAGGATCTGGGTTTGGAAATTTCCCAAGGCCGATTCAGAGAGGATCTCTTCTTTCGGCTGAACGTTTTTCCCTTCCATATTCCACCCCTTCGGGAACGGAAAGAGGATATTCCGGAACTGCTGAAAAGTTTTCTGCTCGAGTTGGGGGACCTTTATTCCAAAAAAAGGCTTTCTTTCTCGAAGGAAGCCCTTGTGATGATGTCATCCTACTCCTGGCCGGGGAATATACGGGAACTCAGGAACGTCGTGGAGCGCCTCGTGATCCTGTCACCGGATGAAGTTATTTCTGTCGGCCTGATCCCGGTATCCATAAAACAGGGCAACTTGAGGAAGGATGCGGGTGAGGCGGCCCAGGAGGGGGATTACCGGAAAGCCCGTGAGGATTTTGAGCGGAAGTTTTTCCTCGAAAGCCTTGAGCGCAACGGCTGGAATGTCTCCAAAACTGCCGAGGAAGTCGGCATCGAACGGAGCAACCTTCACAGGAAGATCAAGCAGTTCGGCCTCAGGAAATAA
- the rapA gene encoding RNA polymerase-associated protein RapA, with translation MEGETQTYYASQLKAEDRQEAESRFLPCEEFHSYLTALQIRYPGLSTLYSLNAARADFIPYQFRPVLRFIRSDRPRLLVADGVGVGKTIEAGLILRELQARRDIRSILIICPRPLVTERKWQIEMKRFEERFIHLDGGTLRYCINEMDLEGTWPEQHQRVIIPYSLFDEVLLYGSGSDGKRKCKKGLLDLDPPPRFDLVIVDEAHHIRNQDTFSHKAVRFFCDHAEAVVFLTATPIQLGSHDLFVLLNTLRPDLIIDQESFEHMSEPNPFINQAVALARAQEPDWTTQANEALDQAAGTPWGQSILKHNPEFNRIHTLISKGKIGLEERVQLITDLEALHTFSGIINRTRRRDIGEFTIRNPETVVVEFTPPQKELHDELIQVQAEIFSRLHGDVNVKFMMTTIRRQAASCLFGLAPFLDEILNRHLDELSWEEADNTEPVPQSDIIDSIESRIKTILEKARALDPNDPKLDALRKVIRDKQGLPNNKVMLFSSFRHTLHYLYEHLNADSFRVGMIHGGTPDEDRVDLRNRFEMQRDQDNGLDVLLFSEIGCEGLDYQFCDCIVNYDLPWNPMRIEQRIGRIDRWGQKSEKVAIFNMITPGTVDADIYERCLVRIGVFNNALGGSEEILGEISREIRNIADNFSLSEAERGEQFQQLADNKIRLIQEQDDLEQKQLELFGIRLPQDQMKREIEQASSFWLSPSSIRRLITIYLQRVCGKEQEFILGEKALKTLRLSQESRSSVLRDFQRLPRQNTSAYREWENWLKGGNPHLLMTFESECASHHPEAVFIMPLHPLVKQAAMAFDARKRVFTALKVNSNDVPKGRYEFAIFQWQFHGVREDLVLRPVASSDVVTEHLPGLVEKAEGDPTGRIDVADPAIWDGLDAQHHRLWSEARKNHQRKTQELAEYRRESLTTSHRARISLLEEQLGQASNDKIRRMRQAQIAAAEADYARRIQELDIAMERADITAQPVAYGVIHIDGGLSDAE, from the coding sequence GTGGAGGGTGAGACGCAGACATACTACGCATCGCAACTCAAAGCTGAAGACCGGCAGGAAGCCGAGTCCCGATTCTTGCCGTGCGAGGAATTTCATTCCTACCTCACCGCGCTGCAAATTCGATATCCGGGACTCTCCACGCTCTATTCCTTGAATGCCGCACGAGCCGATTTTATCCCCTATCAGTTCCGGCCCGTCTTGCGGTTTATCAGATCAGACCGTCCTCGATTGCTGGTCGCCGATGGCGTGGGCGTCGGCAAGACAATCGAAGCGGGTCTGATTCTCCGAGAACTGCAGGCACGACGAGATATACGCTCGATCCTCATCATATGCCCTCGCCCTCTTGTTACCGAGCGTAAGTGGCAGATTGAGATGAAGCGGTTTGAAGAGCGTTTTATTCATCTTGACGGTGGGACGCTCAGGTATTGCATAAACGAAATGGATTTGGAAGGAACCTGGCCAGAGCAGCACCAGCGAGTCATCATCCCATATTCCTTATTCGACGAAGTCCTTCTCTATGGCTCGGGCTCTGACGGCAAACGAAAGTGCAAAAAGGGGTTGTTGGATTTGGACCCACCCCCTCGCTTCGATCTGGTTATCGTGGATGAGGCGCACCACATCCGGAATCAGGATACGTTCAGCCACAAAGCCGTGCGGTTTTTCTGTGACCATGCGGAAGCCGTGGTCTTTCTGACAGCGACGCCGATTCAACTTGGCAGCCATGACCTCTTTGTTTTGCTGAACACCCTCCGCCCCGACCTTATTATCGACCAAGAGAGCTTTGAGCACATGTCAGAGCCGAATCCGTTTATAAACCAAGCGGTCGCATTGGCGCGTGCCCAGGAACCGGACTGGACGACCCAGGCCAATGAAGCTCTCGATCAGGCTGCTGGGACACCCTGGGGACAATCGATTCTTAAACATAATCCTGAATTCAACCGCATACATACTCTAATTTCGAAAGGCAAAATCGGATTGGAGGAGCGTGTACAGCTGATTACCGACCTCGAGGCGTTACATACCTTCTCCGGGATAATCAATCGAACGCGACGCCGCGATATCGGGGAGTTCACGATCCGAAATCCGGAAACCGTGGTTGTTGAATTTACCCCCCCCCAAAAAGAGCTTCATGACGAACTGATTCAAGTCCAGGCGGAGATATTCAGCAGACTTCATGGGGATGTTAACGTCAAGTTCATGATGACAACAATTAGACGTCAGGCTGCGAGCTGCCTTTTCGGCCTCGCCCCTTTCCTTGACGAAATTCTCAACCGGCATCTTGATGAATTATCATGGGAGGAGGCCGACAACACCGAACCAGTTCCACAAAGCGACATCATCGATAGCATCGAATCACGAATTAAAACCATCCTTGAGAAGGCGCGTGCTCTCGATCCGAATGACCCCAAGCTTGACGCTCTCCGTAAAGTCATAAGAGACAAGCAGGGTCTGCCAAACAACAAAGTGATGCTTTTTAGCAGTTTTCGGCACACGCTTCACTATCTCTATGAACATCTGAACGCAGATAGTTTTCGGGTTGGAATGATTCATGGCGGCACACCTGACGAGGACCGTGTCGATCTTCGTAACCGCTTTGAGATGCAGCGAGATCAGGATAACGGTCTCGACGTTCTTCTGTTTTCCGAGATCGGTTGTGAAGGCTTGGACTACCAGTTCTGTGATTGCATTGTGAACTATGACCTGCCCTGGAATCCGATGCGGATTGAGCAGAGAATAGGACGAATTGACCGCTGGGGGCAGAAAAGTGAAAAGGTGGCTATCTTCAATATGATTACGCCAGGGACTGTGGACGCGGACATCTATGAACGCTGTCTGGTTCGCATAGGAGTGTTCAATAATGCCCTGGGCGGTAGTGAAGAGATACTTGGTGAAATCAGTCGAGAAATTCGTAATATTGCGGATAACTTCTCTCTGAGTGAAGCTGAGCGCGGAGAGCAGTTCCAACAATTAGCGGACAATAAGATCAGGCTAATACAAGAACAGGATGACCTCGAGCAGAAACAACTTGAGCTATTCGGCATCCGTCTTCCTCAAGACCAAATGAAGCGGGAAATCGAACAGGCGTCGAGTTTCTGGCTGTCTCCCTCTTCAATACGAAGGCTCATAACGATTTACCTTCAGCGGGTTTGCGGAAAGGAACAGGAGTTCATACTCGGCGAGAAAGCACTGAAAACGCTTCGGCTTTCGCAAGAATCAAGGAGTAGTGTACTACGGGATTTTCAAAGACTACCCCGCCAGAACACGTCCGCGTATCGAGAATGGGAAAACTGGTTGAAGGGTGGCAACCCTCATCTTCTAATGACCTTCGAGTCCGAGTGCGCTTCGCACCACCCTGAGGCCGTTTTCATTATGCCCCTCCATCCCTTGGTAAAACAGGCGGCCATGGCATTCGATGCCAGAAAGCGCGTATTTACAGCCCTGAAGGTTAACAGCAATGATGTCCCGAAAGGCAGATACGAATTCGCCATCTTCCAATGGCAGTTCCATGGCGTTAGGGAGGATTTGGTCTTGCGGCCTGTTGCTTCCTCGGACGTGGTGACCGAACACCTTCCAGGTCTTGTTGAGAAAGCGGAAGGAGATCCCACTGGAAGGATCGACGTCGCAGATCCCGCCATTTGGGATGGTCTGGATGCGCAGCATCACAGGCTGTGGTCTGAAGCACGCAAAAACCATCAACGAAAGACCCAGGAACTGGCTGAATACCGGAGGGAGAGTTTGACAACGAGCCACAGAGCCCGGATCTCACTTCTTGAAGAACAACTGGGTCAAGCGAGTAATGACAAAATCAGGCGGATGCGCCAAGCTCAAATTGCAGCGGCTGAAGCGGATTACGCGCGTCGCATTCAAGAATTGGATATTGCTATGGAACGGGCCGATATTACCGCCCAACCGGTGGCGTATGGGGTAATCCACATCGATGGAGGGTTGTCGGATGCCGAGTGA